One window of Hydractinia symbiolongicarpus strain clone_291-10 chromosome 3, HSymV2.1, whole genome shotgun sequence genomic DNA carries:
- the LOC130635617 gene encoding transcriptional coactivator YAP1-like, with amino-acid sequence MNTQVKGNCVIHMKQDSMEDLEHLFSTAAMKDGAGGPRPSLPFRMRNLPASFFQPPPTAIHHGRSQSVPTNISQITQDQNMQRQNAAVFQNGMHQRKQSLEDSLSPGWEARTPNSGQIYHTNQNPSWQDPRKAQSMTMLPSSPQPLPEGWEQAVTPEGEIYFLNHRTKTTSWFDPRLPRQNRSSTSTPMNHQNLRFFQTEKLTRHRQMLEQREFMMQQPRMPGNVNNPQLDPLLNSNSMLNNLVREKFASQSMNPGVGIHARGGSVDSGLDGMGAFLTPTSSDPDGMGSMEDCDMEGNQKIGNNRFNGNKDGLQNPEQLRLTHNNRLPKFFDSMQGTNVDLGILEGETELGTGLEGISSEVLGDVDMLLSPANKDDGFLTWL; translated from the exons atgaataccCAAGTTAAAGGAAATTGTGTTATTCACATGAAACAAGATTCTATGGAGGATTTAGAGCATTTGTTCAGTACAGCTGCCATGAAAGATGGAGCAGGAGGACCAAGACCAAGTTTACCTTTCCGAATGAGAAATCTACCTGCTTCTTTTTTTCAACCACCACCAACAGCTATCCATCATGGTAGATCTCAATCAGTACCAACAAATATTAGTCAAATAACACAGGATCAAAATATGCAACGACAAAATGCAGCAGTGTTTCAAAATGGCATGCACCAAAgaaaacaatctttagaggactcTCTTTCTCCAGGATGGGAAGCAAGAACTCCAAATTCTGGACAAATATA CCATACCAACCAGAATCCGTCATGGCAAGATCCACGAAAAGCTCAATCCATGACTATGTTACCATCAAGTCCGCAACCACTGCCTGAAGGTTGGGAACAGGCTGTTACTCCTGAAGGTGAGATTTACTTCCTCAATCACCGTACAAAGACTACAAGTTGGTTTGATCCTCGCTTACCCAGACAAAATCGAAGTTCCACCTCAACGCCGATGAACCATCAAAACCTTCGTTTCTTTCAAACTGAGAAGTTAACACGGCACCGTCAGATGTTGGAACAAAGAGAGTTTATGATGCAACAGCCACGAATGCCTGGGAATGTAAATAATCCTCAACTTGACCCGCTCTTAAACAGCAACTCTATGTTAAACAATCTTGTACGTGAAAAATTTGCCAGTCAGTCAATGAATCCCGGCGTTGGAATTCATGCCCGTGGCGGATCTGTTGATTCCGGTTTGGACGGAATGGGTGCATTTTTAACGCCTACTTCCTCAGATCCAGATGGGATGGGAAGTATGGAAGATTGTGATATGGAAGGCAACCAAAAAATTGGTAACAATCGTTTTAATGGCAATAAAGATGGCCTTCAAAATCCGGAGCAGCTCCGGCTAACTCACAACAATCGGTTACCAAAATTTTTCGATAGCATGCAAGGTACCAATGTTGATCTTGGGATTTTAGAAGGTGAAACAGAACTTGGTACAGGATTGGAAGGAATAAGTTCCGAAGTCCTTGGCGATGTTGATATGTTATTGTCGCCTGCAAATAAAGATGATGGATTTTTAACATGGTTATAA